In one Prosthecobacter debontii genomic region, the following are encoded:
- a CDS encoding FkbM family methyltransferase translates to MIHLIHAVARVWPLIRGRDFMLRNVLRRPVWRDALAKSPSVIRTRAGFPMHVNPGNDFISMALRLFGNIEPVTEAFVLDHVPPDGGFADIGANVGYFSLLVAALRPGAHVQSFEPNPPIASLLQQSVALNGLASRVKVNRLAVGDREGELPFCLHDTNTGHSRLAAEGTSGDIQVPVVVWDEWWASQHPEPIIHCVKMDIEGAELLALRGMRGFLQRQKPALIVEAYDHQLREFGCTAEELKQFILELGYREARPSDGNFYFIHSQA, encoded by the coding sequence ATGATCCATTTGATTCACGCCGTCGCCCGTGTATGGCCGCTGATTCGGGGGCGCGATTTTATGCTGCGCAATGTCCTGCGGCGTCCTGTGTGGAGAGATGCCTTGGCCAAGTCTCCCTCGGTGATTCGGACTCGTGCGGGCTTTCCCATGCATGTCAATCCGGGCAACGATTTCATCTCCATGGCATTGCGGTTGTTCGGTAATATCGAGCCGGTCACGGAAGCTTTTGTTCTCGATCATGTGCCGCCTGATGGAGGCTTTGCGGATATCGGGGCCAATGTGGGTTACTTTTCACTGCTGGTGGCGGCTCTACGCCCCGGGGCTCACGTGCAATCCTTCGAGCCCAATCCGCCCATCGCTAGTCTCCTGCAGCAGAGCGTGGCTCTGAATGGGTTGGCATCTCGGGTGAAGGTGAATCGCTTGGCCGTCGGAGACCGCGAAGGCGAGTTGCCCTTCTGCCTGCATGACACGAATACGGGCCACTCACGCCTCGCCGCCGAGGGCACGAGCGGAGATATCCAGGTGCCCGTGGTGGTCTGGGATGAATGGTGGGCCTCTCAGCACCCGGAACCGATCATTCACTGCGTGAAGATGGATATCGAAGGCGCGGAATTGCTGGCGCTGCGTGGCATGCGAGGATTTCTGCAACGACAAAAGCCAGCTCTCATTGTGGAAGCTTATGATCATCAGCTACGCGAGTTTGGCTGCACAGCAGAGGAACTGAAGCAGTTCATTTTGGAACTGGGCTACCGTGAGGCACGGCCTTCAGACGGTAATTTCTATTTCATTCATTCTCAGGCCTAA